A genome region from Streptomyces sp. NBC_01296 includes the following:
- a CDS encoding nitroreductase family protein translates to MTSHTMSVAEAIRTRRTVRHYRPDPIPPSTLEALLDLAVEAPTSWNLQDRSIVVVSAGEGRAGLAWATGGQPQPQEAPVVLVFVAEPQAWRDDHGDVHEQARRSGAWDDEFIAMFSAASRAFQEDLDRRGLLREYAVKDAMIAASFLMLAATEMGLATSPMNGWDEAKVKKVIGIDGRDDLAIALLVSVGYPAEERRHPGRRATDRNVFHGSHGPRDAGNTAPQEQVISTSTRLNAAP, encoded by the coding sequence ATGACGAGCCACACGATGTCTGTCGCAGAAGCGATCCGCACCCGCCGCACCGTCCGCCACTACCGGCCCGACCCGATTCCGCCGAGCACGCTCGAAGCGCTCCTCGATCTCGCGGTCGAGGCCCCCACCAGCTGGAACCTGCAGGACCGGTCGATCGTCGTGGTGTCCGCAGGAGAAGGCCGTGCGGGGCTGGCATGGGCTACCGGAGGCCAGCCCCAGCCCCAAGAGGCCCCGGTCGTACTGGTCTTCGTCGCCGAGCCGCAGGCCTGGCGCGATGACCACGGCGACGTCCATGAGCAGGCGCGGCGCAGCGGAGCATGGGACGACGAGTTCATCGCGATGTTCTCCGCCGCGTCGAGGGCCTTCCAGGAGGATCTCGATCGGCGCGGTCTGCTTCGGGAGTACGCGGTCAAGGACGCCATGATCGCGGCCTCGTTCCTGATGCTCGCTGCTACGGAGATGGGTCTGGCGACCTCGCCCATGAACGGTTGGGACGAAGCCAAGGTGAAGAAGGTGATCGGGATCGACGGCCGTGACGACCTGGCCATAGCCCTGTTGGTCTCGGTCGGCTACCCGGCGGAGGAACGGCGCCATCCAGGTCGGCGTGCCACGGATCGCAACGTCTTCCACGGATCGCACGGGCCCCGCGACGCGGGGAATACTGCGCCCCAGGAACAAGTGATCTCCACCAGTACACGGCTGAACGCCGCTCCTTGA
- a CDS encoding winged helix-turn-helix transcriptional regulator, which produces MKTMVEASGLPADVYSAKCPTRQVLDHISGKWTILVVDALLEGTLRYTDLMRRIEGVSQKMLTQTLRGLEADGFVTRTVYPTIPPRVEYDLTELGRSLAEPISALRQWTETHINEIERARARSTSEAAEAT; this is translated from the coding sequence ATGAAGACCATGGTGGAAGCCTCCGGACTACCTGCCGACGTCTACTCCGCAAAGTGCCCGACGCGCCAGGTCCTCGACCACATCTCCGGCAAGTGGACGATCCTCGTCGTGGACGCCCTCCTCGAAGGGACCCTGCGGTACACCGACTTGATGCGGCGCATCGAGGGTGTCTCACAGAAGATGCTCACCCAGACGTTGCGCGGCCTGGAGGCCGACGGGTTCGTCACCCGCACCGTGTACCCCACCATCCCGCCCCGAGTCGAATACGACCTGACGGAGCTCGGTCGCAGTCTGGCGGAGCCGATCAGCGCACTCCGCCAATGGACCGAAACCCATATCAACGAGATCGAGCGGGCCCGGGCCCGGAGCACCTCGGAGGCGGCGGAAGCCACCTGA
- a CDS encoding vitamin B12-dependent ribonucleotide reductase, whose protein sequence is MTETASSSARGSRAKGTKTAKSGLRIERIHTTPGVHPYDEVSWERRDVVMTNWRDGSVNFEQRGVEFPDFWSVNAVNIVTSKYFRGAVGTPQRETGLKQLIDRIVKTYTKAGEDYDYFASPADAEIFEHELTYALLHQIFSFNSPVWFNVGTPQPQQVSACFILAVDDSMESILDWYKEEGMIFKGGSGAGLNLSRIRSSKELLSSGGNASGPVSFMRGADASAGTIKSGGATRRAAKMVVLDVDHPDVEDFIATKVKEEEKIRALRDAGFDMDLGGDDITSVQYQNANNSVRVNDEFMTAVENGTEFGLRARMTGEVIEKIDAKALFRKLAEAAWACADPGIQYDGVINNWHTCPESGRITASNPCSEYMHLDNTSCNLASLNLMKFLNDDGKGNQSFDAERFAKVVELVITAMDISICFADFPTQKIGENTRAFRQLGIGYANLGALLMATGHAYDSDGGRTLAASITSLMTGTAYKRSAELAAIVGPYDGYARNAEAHKRVMKQHADANGVAPRTDDLDNSIWAAATEAWQDVLRLGEKNGFRNSQASVLAPTGTIGLAMSCDTTGVEPDLALVKFKKLVGGGSMQIVNGTVPQALRRLGYQEEQIEAIVAHIAEHGVVVDAPGLKTEHYSVFDCAMGERSISAMGHVRMMAAIQPWISGAISKTVNMPETATVEEIEEIYFEAWKMGVKALAIYRDNCKVGQPLSAKKKEEEKVEVTAKAEDTIRAAVEKVIEYRPVRKRLPKGRPGITTSFTVGGAEGYMTANSYPDDGLGEVFLKMSKQGSTLAGMMDAFSIAVSVGLQYGVPLETYVSKFTNMRFEPAGMTDDPDVRMAQSIVDYIFRRLALDFLPFETRSALGIHTAEERQRHLDTGSYEPLEDDLDTESLAQSAPLAAVPAAPKPAAVLEVQAPKTAHSNAELVEMQLGVSADAPLCFSCGTKMQRAGSCYICEGCGSTSGCS, encoded by the coding sequence ATGACAGAGACGGCGAGCAGCTCGGCACGAGGGTCCCGTGCGAAGGGGACCAAGACTGCCAAGAGCGGCCTTCGGATCGAGCGCATCCACACCACCCCCGGCGTGCACCCGTACGACGAGGTGAGCTGGGAGCGCCGTGACGTCGTCATGACCAACTGGCGCGACGGCTCGGTGAACTTCGAGCAGCGTGGCGTCGAGTTCCCCGACTTCTGGTCGGTCAACGCGGTCAACATCGTCACCAGCAAGTACTTCCGCGGCGCGGTCGGCACCCCGCAGCGCGAGACCGGTCTCAAGCAGCTCATCGACCGCATCGTGAAGACGTACACGAAGGCCGGCGAGGACTACGACTACTTCGCGTCCCCCGCCGACGCGGAGATCTTCGAGCACGAGCTGACCTACGCCCTCCTGCACCAGATCTTCAGCTTCAACTCGCCGGTGTGGTTCAACGTGGGCACGCCCCAGCCGCAGCAGGTCTCCGCCTGCTTCATCCTCGCCGTCGACGACTCCATGGAGTCGATCCTCGACTGGTACAAGGAAGAGGGCATGATCTTCAAGGGCGGCTCCGGCGCCGGCCTGAACCTCTCCCGCATCCGCTCCTCCAAGGAGCTCCTCTCCTCCGGCGGCAACGCCTCCGGTCCCGTCTCCTTCATGCGCGGCGCCGACGCGTCCGCAGGAACGATCAAGTCGGGCGGCGCCACCCGCCGCGCGGCCAAGATGGTCGTCCTGGACGTGGACCACCCGGACGTCGAGGACTTCATCGCCACCAAGGTGAAGGAAGAGGAGAAGATCCGCGCCCTGCGCGACGCGGGCTTCGACATGGACCTGGGTGGCGACGACATCACGTCCGTCCAGTACCAGAACGCCAACAACTCCGTCCGCGTGAACGACGAGTTCATGACGGCCGTCGAGAACGGCACCGAGTTCGGCCTGCGGGCCCGCATGACCGGCGAGGTCATCGAGAAGATCGACGCCAAGGCGCTCTTCCGCAAGCTGGCCGAGGCCGCGTGGGCCTGCGCCGACCCGGGCATCCAGTACGACGGTGTGATCAACAACTGGCACACCTGCCCCGAGTCCGGCCGCATCACCGCGTCCAACCCGTGCAGCGAGTACATGCACCTGGACAACACGTCCTGCAACCTCGCCTCGCTGAACCTGATGAAGTTCCTGAACGACGACGGCAAGGGCAACCAGTCCTTCGACGCCGAGCGCTTCGCCAAGGTCGTCGAGCTCGTCATCACCGCGATGGACATCTCGATCTGCTTCGCGGACTTCCCGACGCAGAAGATCGGCGAGAACACCCGCGCCTTCCGCCAGCTGGGCATCGGCTACGCCAACCTCGGCGCCCTGCTGATGGCGACCGGCCACGCGTACGACTCGGACGGCGGCCGCACCCTCGCCGCGTCGATCACCTCGCTGATGACCGGCACCGCGTACAAGCGCTCCGCCGAGCTGGCCGCCATCGTCGGCCCGTACGACGGCTACGCCCGCAACGCCGAGGCGCACAAGCGCGTCATGAAGCAGCACGCCGACGCCAACGGTGTCGCGCCGCGCACCGACGACCTGGACAACTCGATCTGGGCTGCGGCCACCGAGGCCTGGCAGGACGTCCTGCGCCTCGGCGAGAAGAACGGCTTCCGCAACTCCCAGGCCTCCGTCCTCGCGCCGACCGGCACCATCGGTCTCGCGATGTCCTGCGACACCACCGGTGTCGAGCCGGACCTGGCCCTGGTCAAGTTCAAGAAGCTCGTCGGCGGCGGCTCGATGCAGATCGTCAACGGCACCGTCCCGCAGGCCCTGCGCCGCCTGGGTTACCAGGAGGAGCAGATCGAGGCGATCGTCGCGCACATCGCCGAGCACGGCGTGGTCGTCGACGCCCCGGGTCTGAAGACCGAGCACTACTCGGTCTTCGACTGCGCGATGGGCGAGCGTTCCATCTCCGCGATGGGTCACGTCCGCATGATGGCCGCGATCCAGCCCTGGATCTCCGGCGCGATCTCGAAGACGGTCAACATGCCGGAGACGGCGACCGTCGAGGAGATCGAGGAGATCTACTTCGAGGCGTGGAAGATGGGCGTCAAGGCGCTCGCGATCTACCGCGACAACTGCAAGGTCGGCCAGCCCCTCTCCGCGAAGAAGAAGGAAGAGGAGAAGGTGGAGGTCACCGCCAAGGCGGAGGACACCATCCGCGCGGCGGTCGAGAAGGTCATCGAGTACCGCCCCGTCCGCAAGCGCCTTCCCAAGGGCCGCCCGGGCATCACCACCTCCTTCACCGTGGGTGGCGCCGAGGGTTACATGACCGCGAACTCCTACCCGGACGACGGCCTGGGCGAGGTCTTCCTGAAGATGTCCAAGCAGGGTTCGACCCTCGCGGGCATGATGGACGCCTTCTCGATCGCCGTCTCGGTCGGTCTGCAGTACGGCGTCCCGCTGGAGACGTACGTCTCGAAGTTCACGAACATGCGCTTCGAGCCGGCCGGGATGACGGACGACCCGGACGTGCGGATGGCGCAGTCGATCGTCGACTACATCTTCCGCCGCCTGGCTCTCGACTTCCTGCCCTTCGAGACCCGCTCGGCGCTCGGCATCCACACCGCCGAGGAGCGTCAGCGCCACCTGGACACCGGCTCGTACGAGCCGCTCGAGGACGACCTCGACACGGAGTCCCTGGCCCAGTCGGCCCCGCTGGCCGCCGTCCCGGCTGCCCCGAAGCCGGCCGCGGTCCTCGAGGTCCAGGCTCCGAAGACGGCGCACTCCAACGCCGAACTGGTCGAGATGCAGCTCGGCGTCTCCGCCGACGCCCCGCTCTGCTTCTCGTGCGGTACGAAGATGCAGCGCGCAGGCTCCTGCTACATCTGCGAGGGCTGCGGCTCGACCAGCGGCTGCAGCTGA
- the nrdR gene encoding transcriptional regulator NrdR, with product MHCPFCRHPDSRVVDSRTTDDGTSIRRRRQCPDCSRRFTTVETASLMVIKRSGVTEPFSRTKVISGVRKACQGRPVTEDALAKLGQRVEEAVRATGSAELTTHDVGLAILGPLQELDLVAYLRFASVYKAFDTLEDFETAIAELRVPRPHPQECEPGGTAAVPVPASAAD from the coding sequence ATGCACTGCCCCTTCTGCAGGCACCCCGACAGCCGCGTCGTCGACAGCCGCACCACGGACGACGGCACGTCGATCCGTCGGCGCCGTCAGTGCCCCGACTGCTCCCGTCGTTTCACGACGGTGGAGACGGCCTCGCTGATGGTGATCAAGCGCAGCGGGGTGACCGAACCCTTCAGCCGTACCAAGGTCATCTCCGGCGTGCGCAAGGCGTGCCAGGGACGGCCGGTCACCGAGGACGCCCTCGCCAAGCTCGGCCAGCGGGTCGAGGAGGCGGTGCGCGCCACCGGGAGCGCCGAGCTGACCACCCATGACGTGGGTCTGGCCATACTCGGCCCGTTGCAGGAGCTCGACCTGGTCGCGTACCTCCGGTTCGCGTCCGTTTACAAGGCGTTCGACACGCTCGAAGACTTCGAGACCGCCATCGCGGAACTCCGCGTGCCGCGGCCTCACCCCCAAGAGTGCGAGCCCGGGGGGACCGCTGCGGTCCCCGTGCCCGCCTCCGCCGCCGACTGA
- the lexA gene encoding transcriptional repressor LexA has product MTTTADSATITAQNRSQSRLEPVHPMNDASLNPEAEPVRPARSLPGRPPGIRADSSGLTDRQRRVIEVIRDSVQRRGYPPSMREIGQAVGLSSTSSVAHQLMALERKGFLRRDPHRPRAYEVRGSDQPSSQPTDTTGKPAASYVPLVGRIAAGGPILAEESVEDVFPLPRQLVGDGELFVLKVVGDSMIEAAICDGDWVTVRRQPVAENGDIVAAMLDGEATVKRFKREDGHVWLLPHNAAYQPIPGDEATILGKVVAVLRRV; this is encoded by the coding sequence GTGACCACCACCGCAGACAGTGCCACCATCACTGCCCAGAACCGCTCCCAGAGCCGACTCGAGCCGGTGCATCCCATGAATGACGCAAGCCTGAACCCGGAGGCGGAGCCCGTACGCCCCGCACGATCGCTGCCAGGTCGACCTCCAGGCATCCGCGCCGACAGCTCCGGACTCACCGACCGGCAGCGGAGGGTCATCGAAGTCATTCGCGATTCGGTGCAGCGGCGCGGCTACCCGCCGTCGATGCGGGAGATCGGCCAGGCGGTCGGCCTGTCCAGCACGTCGTCGGTCGCGCACCAGCTGATGGCCCTCGAGCGCAAGGGCTTCCTGCGCCGGGACCCGCACCGCCCCCGGGCGTACGAGGTCCGCGGCTCCGACCAGCCCAGCTCGCAGCCCACGGACACCACCGGCAAGCCCGCCGCCTCGTACGTCCCCCTGGTCGGCCGAATCGCGGCCGGCGGCCCGATCCTCGCCGAGGAGTCGGTGGAGGACGTGTTCCCGCTCCCCCGCCAGCTCGTCGGCGACGGAGAGCTCTTCGTCCTCAAGGTCGTCGGCGACTCGATGATCGAGGCCGCCATCTGCGACGGCGACTGGGTCACGGTCCGCCGTCAGCCGGTCGCGGAGAACGGCGACATCGTGGCTGCGATGCTCGACGGCGAGGCCACCGTCAAGCGCTTCAAGCGCGAGGACGGCCATGTCTGGCTGCTCCCGCACAACGCCGCCTACCAGCCGATCCCCGGCGACGAGGCGACCATCCTCGGCAAGGTCGTCGCGGTACTGCGCCGGGTCTGA
- a CDS encoding ATP-dependent DNA helicase — MTKPSLPDLLHAAVSAVGGTERPGQVAMAEAVAEAIDDNTHRLIQAGTGTGKSLGYLVPALAHGERVVVATATLALQRQLVERDLPRTVDALHPQLRRRPQFAMLKGRSNYLCLHRLHEGAPQDEEEGLFDQFEAATPTSKLGKDLLRLRDWADETETGDRDDLTPGVSDKAWSQISVSSRECLGATKCAYGAECFAEAARERAKLADVVVTNHALLAIDAIEGAPVLPQHEVLIVDEAHELVSRVTGVATGELTPGQVNRAVKRAAKLVDEKTADSLQTASESFERVMELALPGRLEEVPEDLGYALAALRDAARNVISAIGATRDKSVHDEDAVRKQALAAVESVHGVAERILLRSEYDVVWYERHDRFGATLRVAPLSVSGLLREKLFEDRSVVLTSATLKLGGDFNGVAASLGLSPEGVEGDEAPVWKGLDVGSPFDYPKQGILYVAKHLATPGREGTRGDMMDELAELIEAAGGRTLGLFSSMRGAKAAAEELRGRLDNPILLQGEETLGELIKAFAADPKTCLFGTLSLWQGVDVPGPSCQLVVMDRIPFPRPDDPLMSARQKSVEEHGGNGFMAVAATHAALLMAQGAGRLVRAGDDRGVVAVLDPRLATARYGSFLRATLPDFWYTTDRNQARRSLAAIDAAAQADGK; from the coding sequence ATGACGAAGCCCTCCCTCCCCGACCTGCTGCACGCCGCCGTCTCCGCCGTCGGCGGCACGGAGCGGCCCGGCCAGGTGGCCATGGCCGAAGCCGTCGCCGAAGCGATCGACGACAACACGCACCGGCTCATCCAGGCCGGCACCGGCACCGGCAAGTCCCTCGGCTACCTGGTGCCGGCCCTCGCGCACGGTGAGCGCGTGGTCGTGGCGACCGCCACCCTCGCCCTCCAGCGGCAGCTGGTCGAGCGCGACCTGCCCCGGACGGTCGACGCGCTGCACCCGCAGCTCCGTCGCCGCCCGCAGTTCGCCATGCTCAAGGGCCGGTCCAACTACCTGTGCCTGCACCGGCTCCACGAGGGCGCGCCGCAGGACGAGGAGGAGGGCCTCTTCGACCAGTTCGAGGCGGCCACCCCCACCAGCAAGCTCGGCAAGGACCTGCTGCGCCTGCGCGACTGGGCCGACGAGACCGAGACCGGCGACCGGGACGACCTGACCCCGGGCGTCTCGGACAAGGCCTGGTCGCAGATCTCCGTGTCTTCCCGGGAGTGCCTGGGCGCGACGAAGTGCGCGTACGGCGCCGAGTGCTTCGCCGAGGCCGCCCGAGAGCGGGCCAAGCTCGCCGACGTGGTCGTCACCAACCACGCGCTGCTGGCCATCGACGCCATCGAGGGCGCCCCGGTGCTGCCGCAGCACGAAGTGCTGATCGTGGACGAGGCGCACGAGCTGGTCTCCCGGGTGACCGGAGTCGCCACCGGCGAGCTCACCCCGGGCCAGGTCAACCGCGCCGTGAAGCGCGCGGCCAAGCTGGTCGACGAGAAGACCGCGGATTCGCTCCAGACCGCGTCCGAGTCCTTCGAGCGGGTCATGGAGCTGGCCCTGCCGGGCCGGCTGGAGGAGGTCCCCGAGGACCTCGGCTACGCACTGGCGGCCCTGCGGGACGCGGCGCGCAATGTCATCTCGGCGATCGGTGCGACCCGCGACAAGTCCGTCCACGACGAGGACGCCGTCCGCAAGCAGGCCCTGGCCGCGGTGGAGAGCGTCCACGGGGTGGCCGAGCGGATCCTGCTGCGCTCCGAGTACGACGTCGTCTGGTACGAGCGGCACGACCGCTTCGGCGCCACCCTCCGGGTCGCCCCGCTGTCGGTGTCCGGGCTGCTGCGCGAGAAGCTGTTCGAGGACCGCTCGGTGGTCCTGACCTCGGCGACCCTCAAGCTGGGCGGCGATTTCAACGGGGTCGCGGCCTCGCTGGGCCTGTCTCCCGAAGGGGTCGAGGGGGACGAGGCGCCGGTCTGGAAGGGCCTGGACGTCGGCTCGCCGTTCGACTACCCCAAGCAGGGCATCCTCTACGTCGCGAAGCACCTGGCCACGCCCGGCCGGGAGGGCACCCGCGGCGACATGATGGACGAGCTCGCCGAACTGATCGAGGCGGCCGGCGGCCGCACCCTCGGACTGTTCTCCTCCATGCGGGGCGCCAAGGCGGCCGCCGAGGAGCTGCGCGGCCGGCTGGACAACCCGATCCTGCTCCAGGGCGAGGAGACGCTGGGCGAGCTCATCAAGGCGTTCGCGGCGGACCCGAAGACCTGCCTGTTCGGGACGCTGTCGCTCTGGCAGGGCGTGGACGTGCCCGGTCCCAGCTGCCAGCTCGTGGTCATGGACCGGATCCCGTTCCCGCGTCCCGACGACCCGCTGATGAGCGCCCGGCAGAAGTCGGTCGAGGAGCACGGCGGCAACGGTTTCATGGCGGTCGCGGCCACGCATGCGGCGCTCCTGATGGCCCAGGGGGCGGGTCGGCTCGTACGGGCCGGCGACGACCGGGGTGTCGTCGCGGTCCTGGACCCCCGGCTGGCCACGGCCCGGTACGGGAGCTTCCTGCGGGCCACGCTGCCGGACTTCTGGTACACCACGGACCGCAACCAGGCCCGGCGCTCCCTCGCCGCAATCGACGCCGCCGCACAGGCGGACGGCAAGTAG
- a CDS encoding IucA/IucC family protein, with protein sequence MPHFPATPDSTGPHFAEPAVPPSPQHPCTPPELNSATWESAARRLLAKMLGEFAYEEVIRPVPAPGTTSGDAWQLTLDDGSSLGFRARRRAYGSWHVAPDTVTLTPPSPSPEPPTSFADPYAFLIRTRTLLGLDGATLGHLVRELSATLAADARLEHTALTADVLADLDHAELEGHQTGHPWLVANKGRIGLSAADTAAWAPEARTRQRLPWLAAHTSLAAYRGTAGLEDPARLYAQELDSVTRAAFDRTLRARGLDPLGYLYLPVHPWQWDEIVLPLFAPALASGALVPLPADPDLRIPQQSVRTFLNLSRPDRHSVKLPLSVFNTLVWRGLPSDHSVAAPAVTAWIRSLHDADPFLRDECRVVLLGEVASVTVRHPVYDRLPEAPYQYKELLGAIWREPLTGRLAPGERARTLASLLHVDPRGRSFTAELVARSGLTPVGWLQRLFAALLPPLLHFLYRYGTVFSPHGENTTVIFDEYDVPVRIALKDFVDEVGICREPLPELAAVPAGVRAALRVKPADFLPQYIHSGLFVGVFRYLSALCEDRLDVPEEEFWSLVRAEILRHQARFPELKERYELFDLLGERIGRLCLNRNRLYEDGYRDRPDRPRAVEHGTVPNPLYRP encoded by the coding sequence GTGCCGCATTTCCCCGCCACCCCCGACTCCACCGGACCCCACTTCGCGGAACCTGCCGTTCCGCCGTCCCCCCAGCACCCCTGCACGCCGCCCGAACTCAACAGCGCGACCTGGGAGTCCGCCGCCCGTCGGCTGCTCGCCAAAATGCTGGGCGAGTTCGCGTACGAGGAGGTCATCAGGCCCGTCCCGGCCCCGGGCACCACCTCCGGCGATGCCTGGCAGCTGACCCTCGACGACGGCAGCAGCCTCGGCTTCCGGGCCCGCCGCCGCGCCTACGGCAGCTGGCACGTCGCCCCCGACACCGTCACCCTCACCCCGCCGTCCCCATCGCCGGAGCCCCCGACCTCCTTCGCGGACCCGTACGCCTTCCTGATCCGCACCCGCACCCTCCTCGGCCTCGACGGCGCCACCCTCGGCCACCTGGTCCGCGAGCTCAGCGCCACCCTCGCCGCCGACGCCCGCCTCGAGCACACCGCGCTCACCGCCGACGTCCTCGCCGACCTCGACCACGCCGAGCTCGAAGGCCACCAGACCGGCCACCCCTGGCTCGTCGCCAACAAAGGCCGCATAGGACTGTCCGCCGCCGACACCGCCGCCTGGGCCCCCGAGGCCCGCACCCGCCAGCGGCTGCCCTGGCTCGCGGCCCACACCTCCCTCGCGGCCTACCGCGGCACGGCCGGTCTGGAAGACCCGGCCCGCCTCTACGCCCAGGAGCTCGACTCCGTCACCCGGGCCGCCTTCGACCGGACCCTGCGCGCCCGCGGCCTCGATCCGCTCGGCTACCTCTACCTCCCGGTCCACCCGTGGCAGTGGGACGAGATCGTGCTCCCCCTGTTCGCCCCGGCCCTGGCCTCGGGCGCCCTGGTCCCCCTCCCCGCCGACCCCGACCTGCGCATCCCGCAGCAGTCGGTCCGTACCTTCCTCAACCTCAGCCGCCCCGACCGGCACAGCGTGAAACTGCCGCTCTCCGTCTTCAACACCTTGGTCTGGCGCGGCCTGCCCTCCGACCACTCCGTCGCCGCCCCCGCCGTCACCGCCTGGATCCGGTCCCTCCACGACGCCGACCCGTTCCTCCGCGACGAATGCCGGGTCGTCCTCCTCGGCGAGGTCGCCTCGGTCACCGTGCGCCACCCCGTCTACGACCGGCTCCCCGAGGCTCCGTACCAGTACAAGGAGCTCCTCGGGGCGATCTGGCGCGAGCCCCTGACCGGCCGGCTCGCCCCCGGTGAGCGGGCCCGTACGCTCGCCTCCCTCCTCCACGTGGACCCGCGCGGCCGGTCTTTCACCGCCGAGCTCGTCGCCCGGTCCGGGCTCACGCCCGTCGGCTGGCTCCAGCGGCTCTTCGCCGCCCTGCTGCCCCCGCTGCTCCACTTCCTCTACCGCTACGGCACCGTCTTCTCCCCGCACGGCGAGAACACCACCGTGATCTTCGACGAGTACGACGTCCCGGTCCGGATCGCCCTCAAGGACTTCGTGGACGAGGTCGGCATCTGCCGCGAGCCGCTGCCCGAGCTCGCCGCCGTGCCTGCCGGGGTGCGCGCCGCGCTGCGCGTCAAGCCCGCGGACTTCCTGCCCCAGTACATCCACTCCGGCCTCTTCGTCGGAGTGTTCCGCTACCTCTCCGCCCTGTGCGAGGACCGCCTCGACGTCCCGGAAGAGGAGTTCTGGTCGCTAGTACGGGCGGAGATCCTGCGCCACCAGGCCCGCTTCCCCGAGCTCAAGGAGCGCTACGAGCTCTTCGACCTGCTCGGCGAGCGCATCGGGCGGCTCTGCCTGAACCGGAACCGGCTGTACGAGGACGGTTACCGCGACCGCCCCGACCGCCCGCGCGCGGTGGAGCACGGCACCGTACCCAACCCCTTGTACCGGCCATGA
- a CDS encoding GNAT family N-acetyltransferase, which translates to MPSTDTFTTALDPVTAAPTASGTATATIGIRIPGRRLSTRLLPLLAEAEILDSPAGWGTTITPAGAFRLEPVRLGRDLELLTGWMNDPEVAAYWELAGPAAVTAAHVQAQLDGNGHSIPCLGLLDGTPMSYWEIYRADLDPLSRHYPARPHDTGIHLLIGDGTNRGRGLGTALLRAVANLVLDNRPRCARVIAEPDIRNTPSVSAFLNSGFRCSTEIDLPEKRAALMIRERALRNLI; encoded by the coding sequence ATGCCCTCCACCGACACCTTCACCACCGCCCTCGACCCCGTCACCGCCGCCCCCACGGCAAGCGGCACCGCCACCGCCACCATCGGCATTCGCATCCCCGGACGGCGGCTCAGCACCCGGCTGCTGCCCCTGCTCGCCGAGGCCGAAATCCTCGACTCCCCGGCCGGATGGGGCACCACCATCACCCCGGCCGGAGCCTTCCGCCTCGAACCCGTACGGCTCGGCCGCGACCTGGAGCTGCTCACCGGCTGGATGAACGACCCCGAGGTGGCCGCCTACTGGGAACTCGCCGGTCCCGCCGCCGTCACCGCCGCCCACGTGCAGGCCCAGCTCGACGGGAACGGCCACAGCATCCCCTGCCTCGGCCTCCTCGACGGCACGCCGATGAGCTACTGGGAGATCTACCGGGCCGACCTCGACCCGCTCTCCCGCCACTACCCGGCGCGCCCCCACGACACGGGTATCCACCTGCTCATCGGAGACGGCACGAACCGCGGCCGCGGTCTGGGCACCGCCCTGCTGCGCGCCGTCGCCAACCTGGTGCTGGACAACCGCCCTCGCTGCGCACGCGTCATCGCCGAACCGGACATCCGCAACACCCCCTCCGTATCAGCCTTTCTCAACTCCGGATTCCGCTGTTCCACGGAGATCGACCTCCCCGAGAAGCGCGCCGCCTTGATGATCCGGGAGCGGGCGCTGCGCAATCTCATCTGA